In Plasmodium gaboni strain SY75 chromosome 14, whole genome shotgun sequence, one genomic interval encodes:
- a CDS encoding putative H/ACA ribonucleoprotein complex subunit 4 — protein MEEKKRDYKIEPEKTEATIDTSNWPLLLKNYDKLNIRTSHFTPLPMGNSPYSRNIEEYLKYGIINLDKPSNPSSHEVVSWIRKILRCEKTGHSGTLDPKVTGVLLVCLNRATRLVKSQQESGKEYVCVCKFHSKPKSIEEVKLVLNNFQGAIFQRPPLICAVKRQLRVRTIYDSKLLDYDEKNNVCVFWVKCQAGTYIRTLCEHIGLLLGVGAHMQELRRVKSGNMTEYDNMCTLHDILDAQYIYDTTGDESYLRKIITPLEKLLINFPRIVIKDSAVNAICYGAKLTIPGVLRFDNNIDVNTEIVIMTTKGEAVALAIAQMTSTVIATVDHGVVSLTKRVIMDRDTYDVKWGFGNRSMEKKKLILAGLLDKYGKPNEKTPLSWIKSEGYAPKLIGTNTTNFNLDIQNDNTKNENNNNKIEKNNLSTSSINTNIKDDMSEANKNQNENAEKSDTSDLKKKKKRKT, from the coding sequence atggaagaaaaaaaaagagatTATAAAATTGAACCGGAGAAAACAGAAGCTACTATTGATACATCTAATTGGcctttattattaaagaATTATGATAAGTTAAATATACGTACATCTCATTTTACTCCTTTACCAATGGGAAATTCTCCATATTCAAGAAATATAgaagaatatttaaaatatggGATTATAAATTTAGATAAACCTAGTAATCCTTCATCTCATGAAGTAGTTTCATGGATAAGGAAAATTTTACGATGTGAAAAAACTGGGCATAGTGGTACATTAGACCCTAAAGTGACAGGTGTTCTATTAGTTTGTTTGAATAGAGCAACAAGATTGGTTAAATCACAACAAGAGTCAGGGAAAGAGTATGTTTGTGTATGTAAATTTCATTCGAAACCTAAGAGTATAGAAGAGGTAAAATTagtattaaataattttcaaGGAGCTATATTTCAAAGACCTCCATTAATATGTGCTGTTAAAAGGCAATTAAGAGTTCGAACAATATATGATTCCAAATTATTAGattatgatgaaaaaaataatgtttGTGTATTTTGGGTTAAATGCCAAGCCGGAACATATATAAGAACCTTATGTGAACATATAGGTTTATTATTAGGTGTAGGGGCACATATGCAAGAATTAAGAAGAGTTAAATCTGGAAATATGACagaatatgataatatgtGTACATTACATGATATATTAGATGCTcagtatatatatgatacTACAGGTGATGAATCatatttaagaaaaattattacaCCATTAGAAAAATTACTCATAAATTTCCCGCGTATAGTTATAAAAGATAGTGCTGTTAATGCTATATGTTATGGAGCTAAACTAACTATACCAGGAGTTTTACGatttgataataatattgatgTAAATACAGAAATTGTTATTATGACAACAAAAGGAGAAGCAGTTGCATTAGCCATAGCACAAATGACATCTACAGTTATAGCAACAGTAGATCATGGTGTTGTCTCTCTTACTAAAAGAGTTATTATGGATAGAGATACATATGATGTAAAATGGGGATTCGGTAATAGATctatggaaaaaaaaaaactcATACTTGCAGGACTCTTAGACAAATATGGTAAACCAAATGAAAAAACTCCATTAAGTTGGATAAAAAGTGAAGGATATGCTCCAAAACTAATTGGAACAAATACAACCAACTTTAATTTAGATATTcaaaatgataatacaaaaaatgaaaataacaataataaaattgaaaaaaataactTATCCACTTCTTCAattaatacaaatattaaagatGATATGTCTGAAGcaaataaaaatcaaaatgaaaatgCAGAAAAATCTGATACAAgtgatttaaaaaaaaaaaaaaaaagaaaaacataa